The stretch of DNA ATTTCGTTTTCCTTAGGAAAAAAGCTAGATTAAGCCCCAGCACAAGCGCAGGCGAtttacatacatacatacatacgtACGTACGTACGTAGTACGTACGTACGTACGTACGTAAGCTATATATATTCCATTACACTTCTTCAAGCAAACGTACGTCtaatatatatacgaattaactGCATACGCATTCATGCCATCAGTGCTAGAACAACAGAAGTTCATTATTTATGTGCTTAATTTGTGTTGCAGTTGCATTTCCAAATTCCAACCCGTTGTACTAGTTTGTAGTCTATTTTACCCATGTTTGCCTCTTTTTTTAATCATCTGTACTGTAACTCTCTGCTCCTTCTTAATGATCAGTCGGAACTCCTGCCTTTGCCTTTCATCAatggaggaaaaaaaaagatccGAGTGCTGCAGATCATATGATGATCATTACTGCCAGTTAGTATATTTCCTACCGAAAGAAAGAAATGCTGCCAGCTCCTTACGTGCATGATGCCGTTGACCGCACCAAGAACCACCGCAGTCGCTACCAGAGCTATAGCTGATATCTACCAACGAGCCAACGACCGCCGCACTGGGCAGCTACAACGACGTGGGATTGTGGATACCGTGCCTTCCAAGTAAGAGGGGTAGAGACCGCCTTGGTCTCCACCATGCTACTTTCACCACCACTGAAATCTTCAGCAAGTGGTAGCTTCTTTCCTCATGATCTCTCCGGTTATTGGTGATGGACACTATTACTGTAAGGCAAATCGAGTTACTCTTGTAGCAAGTACAGAGAAAGTCTGCTGTTAATTCACTAGATATTAAATTTGCGTTTCTGTTTCGTCTCACCCGTAAAATATGCTTGGTAGGTGACAGCGTGCATTCGTCCTACATTCAGTCTATAAAATGGAGCAGCTAGTATCGCACTTTACCCGGCCCGGATGGCAAAGAAGAATAGCTTGATGAGTACcgaggatatatatatatatatatatatatatatatatatatatatatatatagagagagagagagagagagagagagagagagagagagagagagagagatgttgATCTCGTCCATTTTATGGGCTTGATCTACTACTCTTGCTGATGACCTTAGTTTCACTCCCATTGTAATAACAAAGTCCGGCGAGCCCCGTCCTCGACGACGCCGGGGACCTGCAAAGGTATAACCTTTCTTTCTACGACGCCACGCTGCCCAGGAAGGAGAACCAGCCGCCCAGCCCTACGCGGCGGACCGACTCCGGCGAGTCCTGCACCTGAAGGTGGTGCTCTCCTGTGATCCGTCGCGGGGTGATTGCATCTTCATGATGATTCACAATCCAGACCGGCAGCTCTCGTTTGCGAGGGTTGGAAGCAGCGAGTGGCACTGGATCACCACCTCGTTCTGGGTGTCCCAGTACTCGGACTGCATCTACCACGGCGGCACATTCTACGCCATGAATCTCCTAGGAGGGATTCATCGCTATACCATTGAAGGTTCCTGTGCCACACGAGACATTGTTTTGAAGGACACCCTGCCATACATGGCGTATAACATGTACATTGCTCGGACTTCATCCGGCGAGTTTCTGCAAATCTGGAGGATCACGACTGACACAAGCGAAGATTCACTGGAAACGCGTACGAGTGACCTTGAAGTGTTCAAGGTTGATCTTGACAAACAACAAACCGTGGATATTGATACATTGGGTGATGAATCCCTGTTCATCGGGCACAACTACTCGTGCTGTATTTCGATAAGGGATTACCCTAGGCTGCGGCCCAACCATGTTTATTTCACTGACGACGATGAGTACTCGCTAATGGATGACCAAGATTACCGACGGGATGTTGGAGTGTATAGTTTGGAAAATAAAAGTACCACTGAGATAGTCACTCCTGAACCATGTTTGAGCAGGCCAATCCCCATATGGATAACACCAAGTTTTACCAAGATCAACAAATAGTTGTGTGTTCTTTGGCATAGTGTATACTTTTTCTTTTAATTTTGGTAAATTACTTGTCAACTTGTACGCTGGTTGGGACCTTTTCTTTGTAATTTTTATCCGTGGAACAACGCTGTCCATGCATGCGGACATGCCACTATCGAATGCATCGTTTTCACGTTGCCTAGATCCAAAACCATGGAGCTGCAACCATCTCTGCAACTGTGGGCAGCAGCTTGCTCTTTATATTACCTCAATCATTAACTTCCATCTGCCAACTCGACACAGTACCTGCTCTATTTAAGCATACTCATTTCTTCTATCACTTCCTCTGGGGTGTGTTCTGAAACTTCCGCTGCTGAATTCAACGATTGAGTTAAGTATCCGTGCAACAAAGGTTTGAGAGTTCAGCTTTTTACCAGAGAGACTGAGAGCGAAGAGTTCATCACTTAATGTATGGCATGTACCATACAGATAACGAACAGAGTGAAGAAACTAGAGGATCATTGCTGCTCCAGTTGTCATCTCATTTAATTTCTTCTACCACTTCTTACGGGGTGAGACATTCTAGCGTTCAACAAACTAGAGGGAAAACGAGCCCTCAGATCACCCTCGCTCCCCCTCTCTGTTACAGGTGGGCCCCACCTTATAGCTAGTTTGTCGGAACAATGAAACCTGGACATCTAGTTTGTTGAATATTTGTATAGCATCGCTGAATTCAACAATTGAGTTTAGCCTTCGTGCAATGAAGGTTTCAGAGTTCTGTTTTTCATCAGAGAGGGCAGAGGTTATCACTTAACGTGCGTGGTGTACCACACATAGGGAACAGGGAACAGATTGAAGAAGAACATGTATGCTTGGCTGCTTGCTCATCGATGTGGATGCTGAGGATCGTAAATGCGTAATGTACTCCTGGAAGCTACGGCAAGAACCTAATTTACTCTGTAGTCTGAACCCGGCTAGCCCTTATAATCATGTACCATTCGACTTCCATCTGGAAGCTTTGTATCCACACTTCATGATCTGCTCCATGTGTACATATATACTGCACTTCTCACAGGATCACAATATCTCATTTCCCCTATCACTTCTTCTGGGGTGTTCATGAGGCACACTACTCATGATGTACATGAAAGATACCCAAAGCACACACTTCCTCAGAGCCATGTTGTTGGATAGCAACCCTTGTTTGATTTCCGGGTGTTGTTCTGAATTCATTTACCAGCTATGTTAGTAGCCAGGCTGGGTGATGAAATCTCAACATTCAACCCGTGACACGCACAGCTGCATTCTTCATTTGCGATCCTTTGGAACGAGGGGCACCAGGAGGCACAACAAAACAGGGCGCAGTTGGCGTTCTGACGCTGCATTTTTTTTATTACTGTGTTGAGAAGAAGCAGAGCAAACTGCTGCACTGTAAGTCACACCAAAGAGATTAGTTGCGCTAATCGCCTTTCCGTTAAGACGATTGAAATCGGACATCAGCTAGCGGTTGCCACGGCACTGCTGAAATCAACAGTTGGGTTTGACAATTTCAGAGTTCAGTTTTTAATTTTCCCTTAGCAGAGAGAACGAAGAGTTCATCAGTACGTAGATTTCCCAAGGAAAATTGCAATTGTTGAACACAAGATCAACCACCAAAAAAGAAACAAAGTGGAACCATATACCTGTTGAATGTACACTACTCTGTGCCAAATAAACGAATAAATGAAGATATTAACTAGTGCAATCGATTATTAATTAGGTGTTCATCGACGTGGACGCTGCATAGCAATGGAAGAACTGCTCCCTGGCGAGGACCTTCACGCGCTTGATGTACTCCTGGAAGCTGAGCTCCCCGTTCTCGAGCGCGTGGCCAAGGGCGTCCATGGCGTCGTCCGCGGCGAGCTCCGACGCCTTGCTCTCCAGCCACCGCGCCGCATCGCCCGCGGCCGCGTGCGGTGCCAGCGCCTCTCCCGGATCGGGCGCGCGGCTCGCCGTGCGCAGCCAGGTCAGCAGCTCGCCGCGGTGGGCGAGGCTGGCCGTCACGGCGCGCTCCAGCCGCATCCTCTCCTCTTCCAGGCCGCGGACGCCGCGGCCCATGGCGTCGCCCCGTGCCCGGAGGCCGGCCTGCAGCGAGGACAGGGCATGGATGTCCCGGTCGACGCCGCCGCGGAAGGCCGCCGCGTCCCTGCCCAGTCTCGAGGCGAGCTCGTCGACCAGCACCGCGTGCatgcgccgccgctcctcctccaccgGCGTCGCTCTGGCGGTCGTCGCGTCGGCGAAGCCGAAGGTGGCCGTCAGCGGGTGGCACATCCTCAAGGCCGCGACGAGGCTCCGCACGAGGCCGGCGAGGCTGGAGCGCGGCACGGCCCAGTCCTCGAGGTACGGCAGCGTGCGGTGGACGCGGCCGGTGCGGTGGTCGACGAAGGGGTGGTCGGGGACGAGCGACgccgacggcgcggcggggaaCGCGTAGACGAGCGGCGGGCGGTAGGGGTACTCCCTGGGAAGCCACACAGTGAGGAGGACCGGCGGCAGGGCGGGGGAGACGGGGAGGGGGCCCCGCGCGTTGAGCAGCACGGTGGAGGCGCCGTCGTCGCTGGTGTAGGTATCGACGGAGGGCGAGAGGGTGGGGAACTCCTGGAGGACGGCGAGGACGTGCTTCCGGACGAGCCACCGGAGGTCCGGGTGCTCGTACGGGGCCAGCGCCGCGTCCACCAGCACCACCgtgccggcggccgccgccgtcgccatgCACCCCGCCCCGTCCTCGCAAGCGAATCAAACACTCCCAGAGACTCCGACTCCGACAGAGATAACAAGGGTCGTCGCGACGAGGCCGTTCTGCTTGTTCGGATCGGTAAAAAATGGGATCTTTGTCATGACTTCAACACGGATTGACGAGGAAAAGAAGCTTCTGCTACACTGTGCACGCAAAGCCTCGCCAAGTTTCCATTGAATTTAAGGTGTTCATACGGTGACAGCTACATCCTGCCATTAGTTACTCCTATCTGTTAACAATTGTCAAGAAATGTTGGTAGCACTGTCGCGTAGGTGGCCTTGCCGCTAGCAAATACGAAGGCGATGATAACGACTTCATGATTATCAAGCAAGCAAGAAAGTAGAATGCCGGCCTAGAACGGCAATGTCTGTGATATTTTGGACATCTGTGATAACTCCATTTGGTCACAACCAAGTGATATTTTGGACATCAACGAGACCTGCAAAATACAATTCTGTTCAGTAAAAGTACACTTTAGGATGCTAAAATACTATACTTTTATGAAAATAATTTTTCGAGATGCACCTACTCACTTTGGAAAAAACCAACACAAATTCAAAACATCACCTTTTTTGCAGGAAATGCAGAGCATCACTTTTTCTTTATTGGAAGAGCAGTGTTTCTCAATTTCATTCAAGGGGCATTTGGATCATATCATTTTGGAGGAATTGAAATTTATTTAATAAACTAGGCTATTTAGCTTAGAATTTGACATTCCACCACTTTCCAACCACTTTCCAAAGTTTAGATGTAACTCTATCCTAAATTTATAGGATAGAAGATGAAAGTTGAGTCTATACACCACCGAGCTACGTTTCTATTCTGTAACTTATAGCACGCTTTTTATCTCACTTCTCTATAATAGAAATATAGTACATAGATATCCCTCTCACGTGACTAACAATagtatacaaatatattccatatataatcatattagcttaatagatttatatttaaattataattattagaatgAAATTCAattctagggtttcaaacggaACCTGCTGGTAATGCTCCATTTCCTAGCCAGCTAGGCCGGACAACTTATACTGTACCATAGTAGAACCTGGAGCATTTCCTGGGTTGAGTCCTGCTTGAGTCTTCAGGTCCGTTTGGATGTCGGCACTAGTCTGCCATGCCAAAGCATCGGCCGGCCAAACTTTGGTTGCCGAATTGGCCTGGGCAGGGCGCAAACATGAACTGAGCATGGGCAGGGAATTCAGAGCATGCGTAATTTTAGCCGGCATCCAAACAAGGTAGCTGGGCACCTATCCAAACGCGCCCGAAGAAATAAGCGAAAAATGGGGACTGGCCTGATGCCCTGATTTAACTTTTAAGTTTTTGGCCGGGCCTGGCCCTGCCTCACTGCTGCGTGACTTATTAAGCAATCGAAACAAGGAGGGCGAGGAACCCGTCAGAGGAGAAGAGAGTGAAAATTCTCAGAATCTGACCGGTCAGAAATGAGAAATCTTTTGCTCCCCTTCACTGCACGCGGACACACAAAAGTCTGGTGGACTTGATCACTTCCAGGTGCTGCGACAGACCGTGATAGCTACCGTTACCGGTTCTGTTGGTGAAATGCTTGGCTGACCAAATGGGCAGGTGGACTTGCTGGGTGATCAACACGTCGTGGCTGTATCTGACAGACAATTACGGTGTATCAACCATCAACTTAGACGTGTCACGGAGTTCAAGGTCAGTCCCTAAGTAAGGACTGTACCTGCTGTGGCTCAAGTCATCCTTTTGGTCACGAGATTTTCCTTACTCCGTTATTTTTCTGACAGCTGCTTGCTCTTTAAGTCCGGCCTATAGAGTAGCCCACGGGCCTGCTTGAATGGGAAAAACTGGACCAGGCCCAGACACACTCAGGTCTTTATGGGCTGGGCTTTTATTCAGCACTGGTGGAAGCGCGGGAAACTAATCCGGTGCGCGCGAAACAAAACGAGCTTCCCACCCACTGTCCGCCTCGCCAGATGTGGGACCCGCGGTGCCTCTAAACCTGTCAGTGACTCCATACTCCTCGCCTCCTCCAGCATCCACCCGTTCCTTCCCCTCCGCCGCTTCTTCCAATCTTCCCCGTACTCCGAAATCCCAATCCAATCCTTCCTGGAACCAATCGAAATCAGTTTGCTTTGGATTGTTTGCGCGCACTTATGGGGATCCCCAATCTTCTCCGCTTCCTGAAGCCGTTCATCGAGCCCGTGCACATCAACAAGTACGCCGGCAAGCGGGTAAACAGATCCTCATCTTACCTCTCGCTCTGCAGTTTCTCTCACATTTCCCATCCCTCTTGATTCCTTGGCATTTTGCGCTGCATCTGCAGGTCGGCATAGATGCCTACTCCTGGCTCCACAAAGGAGGTTCGATTCGATTGTATAGCTGCAATGTATTGACTAGTACTGATAGGGATTCCTTTGGCAGAATTTTTAACATATTTTGTTTGTTTCTTCCGTTCGTTTTATGGTATTGCAGCCTATTCATGCAGTATGGAGCTGTGCATGGACCCCAAGAGCGCTGCAGCCAGGCGCTACATCAGCTACTTCATGCACCACATTAACCTCCTGCGGCATTACAAGGTTGTTCCCGTCGTCGTCTTTGACGGGGGCAGCATGCCTTGCAAGGCGGCCACGGATAATGAGCGGCAGAGGTATGGCGACTCGAGCTGTGATGATATTTGGTTAAGAGTTCAGAGTTTCATTGTCCGTTTCTATTTGTAGCTTTGTCATTTCCGTCGTCAGCTTATGTGCTTTGATGGTTATAATTTGCGGTGATTTGGGATTATTTCCTTTGTTAGCATGATAGCATCCATGAGGCATTTTTCTTTGCCAGTGCATACGGGGCCTTGGGTTTTAGTAATCTTGTTTTAAGGCCAAATTGGAGCTGGGCTGTCCTCATTACCTAAAAGGCTAAAACCAATTTTTGTTATGCTCATAGCCCATCAGCTATTCGATAGTTGTATAAGACTAACCTGCTATCTAGATTTCTTTGTGGTCTATTATAAGAAGGTTATTATGCGATTCCAAACACCTAAGCTGTACATTTAAGTCTCATTGTTATTTACATTCAGGAAGAGAGAGCTCAGTTTGAACATGGCAAAAGAAAAGCTTGAGCAAGGAAACACAGCTGCTGCTGTTGACCTATTCCGGGTAAGCATCTACCTTTCTTCTTGCAGTTGTCGTCATACTTATACCAGAAAAATTGCTGCAACCTTTTTCTCCTTTTAAAATATTTGGTGTCATTTTTATATCTACAGACATTCAATGCCAAAAAGTTGGTTCTCCATTCACTTCTATTTGTCGTTTTGGACATTACCATGCAGCCATGCTATGACACCTTTGATCATTATTTTTCTCTGTGTATGTTATCGAAAATTATTTAAATCTATAACGTCAATCTACTGATCATTTCCATGTGACAATCACTGTTTTGTATTATGTTGTCAGAGTATTAAAAGCAACACTTGCAATATTCTAGGATATGATAAGTAAAAGAGAATGCAGGTGGTAGTTTGTTTCTAACCGATGGGAAATTTGGAAGTATGTATCTTTAAGCCCATGAGAACTACCTTAAATTTCGTCCCCATTTCCTTTAGGGACAGTGAGTCTGGACTCTGGAAGCTATTTATGTATCAACCGACAATTAGCTCTTTTCGGTGACATATAAGACACAGGGTGCGCAGCTATGAAGTACTGAGGTTCGAAGTATTCGCTTATCACTAACCGTGTAGTTGTACTATGGAAGGGGAAAGTTAGAGCAAGGGCCGGAGTGCTGCTGATTTAATTAAGAAGAGTATAATTCAAAAAATTACAAAGCCAGGACTGAAACAAGTACTCAGTGGACACCACCTGTAACTGAGGACAGAATACAAATCTTTAATACTGAAATTGACACTGCAACAAAGGATTTTCTAATACTATGAGAAATGTGTATGATAGCCTGATAGCATACTGTGCTGCACCATTAACCAAGCAAGATCCTGCAGTAGTTTCAGCTGCTGCTTTCCAAATAGTACCAATGGAAAGGTAGCAACAGAACCTGCACTGGATGTCATGTTCAGATTTCTCCTATTATTGTCCACATGTTCCCACTTCCATTGCCTCACTACTTTTGATCCATCTTTAGTGAAGGGACGTGGTGCCAGAAACTTGTCACTTGCTTTTATTGCATTCTATAGTGATTATTGCTTGATATTCCCAAATTTCAGTGTAGCTCTTGAAATGCTGCTAGGATCACATGACTTGATTGGTTTTGTTGATGTCATGATATAGAGTTAGAAGGCCAATTGGCAAGCAGCAATCAAGTCGTACAGAAGCACTAGTCAGAATAGAAGAGGATTCCTGTAATCCTTGATTATGATGAGTAGGAGGCAGACATGATTATGATTCTCTGACACTGATCTATATATGTTCATTTGCAGAAAGCTGTGCACATTACTCCATCGATGGCTTATCAACTAATTCAGGTACTGCATTGAAAGTAATTTCGTGTACACATTCTTTACGTCTTATAGAAAAAAATCCTAAGTTTTTATTTTCCAGATTTTGCGGTCAGAAAATGTTGAATTTGTGGTTGCTCCATATGAAGCTGATGCACAGTTGGCATATCTAACTACTCTTGATGCTGATCATGGGGGCATAGCTGCTGTAGTTACGGAAGACAGTGACTTAATAGCCTATTGTTGCCCTGCTGTGAGACAACTACCTCCTCCTCATATGCTTTTCATTCTCTTTGCAATATCTGACATATATCAAAATTTAGATTATATTTAAGATGGATCGATTTGGGAACGGTGAAGAATTCACAATGGAGAGAACCCTGAAGGCAGAGAAACATGGTCTTTCCTTCCGAGATTTTGATCAACAACTTTTTACGGGTAAGTCATGCCCACGTCCGGTAGACTTGAACTAAGCATTAACTTGAACATTTTCCCCAGATGAATTATCAGAAATAAAAGTGATCTGAGTACTACTCCAGTTAAAGACTCCCTTTGCACAATTTAGCCTATTAAAGGTTCCACATTCTTGCAGCTTAGATTTATCGAGCTTCTATACTATCTTTAGTTTTGCTACAGAATGACACTGAATTATTTTGCTTGAGAAGTTGCCGCATCTTTTATTCTATTGGCTTTTCTGTCACAGTTTGGCTAGCCATTTTCATTATTTTCTCAGTTTTCACCCTAGAGGACCTATGATACTAAATTCTTTGCTTTCTGTGTTATAAGAACATTACTTTTTTATTCTATTCCTGTTATTCAAATGGCAATATAAACATGttaaaagagaaaggaaaactGCAGAAAACACCTTATAAAAGGTTGTATTGCACATATATTTTAGTACTGCTGACATTTCATTTTTATATTTGGACAGGCATGTGTGTTCTTGCAGGATGTGACTTCCTTCCGTCAATTTCAGGCATTGGTACTAGAAGAGCATATTCCATCATCTTGAAATATAAAGATATAAATCGTGTAAGAATGACTACTCCCATGATCTTGTGTTATCCAGAAAATGAAACATTATTTACTCTGTTCATATTTTGCCATAAACTTCATTTAAGAAATGCAGGGTAAGATAGTTCATAGTAATACCATTTTGAAGCATATGTGCAGTTTGCTAAAAGTGACAGTACACTGAAATTTTTTAAGATGTGCTTACTTACAAAACAGAATGTTTTTGGAACTATTGTGTAATTTTGTGTTTTAATACCCCAATTTGTAACGTTACTGCATAACATTCTGTAATGTTTTTGGAACATTTATTTCAGAATACTTTGTCTAGTGACAGTAAACTATGAAATTTTTTAAGACACATCTACTTACAATACAGAATATTTCTGAAACCATTTAGAAGCATATTTTGGAGTACTCTATGTAACCGCTGCAATATACTGATTGAACTTTTGGAGCGTCCAATTTTGAAAGAAAGAATCTGATATATATAATTTGCACCAGTTACATTTTCTTAAACAACAATTACTTTGTGTTACTGAAATTTTCTGCTTGATACCAGTTGCATACCGTTGCATAAGTGCACTCTCCATAATCAAACCATTTTTTTATGCTGCATCTTATAATTGTCTAAACAATCTGCAGTCTGCAGTGATGAATGTTGTTTTGTTGTATAAAGAGCTGCCTCACTGATTTAAGCATTGCCAGGTTATATCAAACTTAAAGCTTGACAAGCGCTACTCTGTGCCAGATGATTATGCTGATTCCTTATGGAAAACTCTTGCAGTGTTCAACCATGCTAGAGTGTAAGATTGTGTTTTATCTTACTTTGTGTATCTGTATGACTTGTGAAAAGACACTGATGAGCCACTTTCTTTCAATGTCCCAGATATGATGTCAAAAGCAAGTCACTTAAACATTTGAAACCTTTGAACGCACAGCATCTTACTTACTTGGATGGAGACCTGGATATTCTTGGACCGTATCCTAAAGTTTTTGTTTGATAAGCCTGAGCATGAGGCATCTGTATGAAATGTTTGTTGCTGACTACATTCTGATAGTATCATAGTACTAGCATCAATATAGGTGCACAATTTTATGTACTACCAGTTTTTGATGCTTCAATTGTTGGTTTCTTCGGTAAATGGCTGATCTATTTAGGAAAATACTAAATCATAACTTAGATAGGGCACAAGTTGCCACTAATTTAGGTGCGCAGTAGTCTGTCCCATTCCTTTGGGTTTTCTTAAAGTGCACTTACTTTGTGTCCTAATCATGCTTTGATTTAACAGTGGTCATATGTGTAATTGTCATAGTAGCAAATATCTGTAGTGAACTACTGAATTGATATTGCTTGCTACCTACAAAGCAATATATTTCAAATCACAGTCTTCCGGAAAGTTATTTATTTGGTACTGTTACCAGTGTGAATTCCTTAATCATCTAAAGAGCGTTATCACCATCAATTGCAAGAGGGATTGCAGAGGGGCACCTGAATCCAATTACCATGAAAGCATTTGATCAGTACACCAGAATCATTAGCCCTATTGGTTTTCTTGATACCTCGGCATTTGACATTGCTAATGTATGTGGTTCTCAGGAAATTTCAACACAAAAGAGTTGTATTACAATCCTTTCATCCCAGGAAAGCAAAGAAACTATGTTAGGTGAGTGTGAACTTGGACAAACTCAacattattcttttttttttgccaatCTAATTTCTTTCAAACATAAAAATGGATGATTATGCCCTCACTGTCCTACGGTACTCCAATGAACTAGTCAAATTCAGGACTTCTCATAGTGTATTTTATTATACAATGTTTGCAGTTGATGAGATTTCTAGTGATGGACAAAAGTGCAAAAAAGGTGTTCTTGCCCTTGGCAAATTTCTACTGGAGAAGCAATCCCCTCGAGTGGAAAGCAATCAAGTGGACCTGAAAAATATCCCAGAGAACAACCCATTCAAGAAAAGGAAATTACCAGTTGATAAGGGTCAAGAATTGGGTCAAAATGAGTTATTAACTGATCTGGAAGATGAGAAATCAGATTTATCATGCTCAGCATTGTCACAAGAGAGCAATCACACAATCAAGGATACGAAACAATTGGGTTTTGGTCAAGAAGATTATGACGAACCAAGTTTATTGGTGAATGAAGTACCTGTTGCTATTTGCTCATCATTGACACGGCATAGTGTCAAATCTATGCCAAATAAGGTAGCTCCCAAGAAGCAAAA from Panicum hallii strain FIL2 chromosome 3, PHallii_v3.1, whole genome shotgun sequence encodes:
- the LOC112887282 gene encoding exonuclease 1, translated to MGIPNLLRFLKPFIEPVHINKYAGKRVGIDAYSWLHKGAYSCSMELCMDPKSAAARRYISYFMHHINLLRHYKVVPVVVFDGGSMPCKAATDNERQRKRELSLNMAKEKLEQGNTAAAVDLFRKAVHITPSMAYQLIQILRSENVEFVVAPYEADAQLAYLTTLDADHGGIAAVVTEDSDLIAYCCPAIIFKMDRFGNGEEFTMERTLKAEKHGLSFRDFDQQLFTGMCVLAGCDFLPSISGIGTRRAYSIILKYKDINRVISNLKLDKRYSVPDDYADSLWKTLAVFNHARVYDVKSKSLKHLKPLNAQHLTYLDGDLDILGPALSPSIARGIAEGHLNPITMKAFDQYTRIISPIGFLDTSAFDIANVCGSQEISTQKSCITILSSQESKETMLVDEISSDGQKCKKGVLALGKFLLEKQSPRVESNQVDLKNIPENNPFKKRKLPVDKGQELGQNELLTDLEDEKSDLSCSALSQESNHTIKDTKQLGFGQEDYDEPSLLVNEVPVAICSSLTRHSVKSMPNKVAPKKQKILKRSMDKANGKVNGSSGILKFFTRL
- the LOC112886464 gene encoding protein ELC-like, encoding MATAAAAGTVVLVDAALAPYEHPDLRWLVRKHVLAVLQEFPTLSPSVDTYTSDDGASTVLLNARGPLPVSPALPPVLLTVWLPREYPYRPPLVYAFPAAPSASLVPDHPFVDHRTGRVHRTLPYLEDWAVPRSSLAGLVRSLVAALRMCHPLTATFGFADATTARATPVEEERRRMHAVLVDELASRLGRDAAAFRGGVDRDIHALSSLQAGLRARGDAMGRGVRGLEEERMRLERAVTASLAHRGELLTWLRTASRAPDPGEALAPHAAAGDAARWLESKASELAADDAMDALGHALENGELSFQEYIKRVKVLAREQFFHCYAASTSMNT
- the LOC112884536 gene encoding uncharacterized protein LOC112884536 encodes the protein MPLSNIPPLYKSNGSLVGPRSKMEGEPAAQPYAADRLRRVLHLKVVLSCDPSRGDCIFMMIHNPDRQLSFARVGSSEWHWITTSFWVSQYSDCIYHGGTFYAMNLLGGIHRYTIEGSCATRDIVLKDTLPYMAYNMYIARTSSGEFLQIWRITTDTSEDSLETRTSDLEVFKVDLDKQQTVDIDTLGDESLFIGHNYSCCISIRDYPRLRPNHVYFTDDDEYSLMDDQDYRRDVGVYSLENKSTTEIVTPEPCLSRPIPIWITPSFTKINK